From the Pediococcus acidilactici genome, the window TCAAAGTACATTGATTTACACCAACATGATTTATCTCAGTGGGCTAAATCTGAAAATATATTGAAAAATTGGAGGAAGAGTTAATGCAATTTCCTGAAAACTTTCTTTGGGGAGCGGCTGCGTCAGCTCCGCAAACGGAAGGACACAGCCTAGAAGATGGCAAGTCGGCCACTACCTGGGACAAGTGGTTTGCAATGAATCCTGAAAAATTCAACGAAGGACAAGGGCCAGAAAATACGTCAAACGTATATGAAGAGTATCCTAACGATGTTCAAATTATGGAAGATTTACATTTAAATTCGTACCGGACATCAATTGCCTGGGCCCGGTTGCTTCCTGACGGGAAAACTTTAAACGTTGCGGCGGTTAAATTCTATCGGCAGTATTTCCAAGAGTTAATTAATCACGGAGTTCACCCGATTATTAACCTTTTCCACTTTGACATGCCCTGGTGGCTAATGGAAAAAGGAGGTTGGGAAACACGGGAGGCAGTTGACGCGTTTTACTTTTATGCGAAAACAGCTTTTGAACAATTTGGGGATTTAATTACGGATTGGGTGACGTTTAACGAACCGATTGTGCATATCGAAATGGGTTATTTGTACGGTTTCCATTATCCGGCGGTGGTGGATTTCAAAAAAGCTATTCAGGTAGGGTATCATACGTTGATGGCTCACGTCATGGCAGTTAAGGCGTTTCGGGAAGCAAACATTTCCGGCGGACGAATTGGAATCATTCTGAACGTTACACCGGCTTACGCGCGAAGCAATGACAAAGCAGACCAAATGGCTAAGGAAACTGCAGATTTACTATTGAGTCGCAGCTTTCTTGATCCAGCAGTTTTAGGAGAAATTCCGCCAGAGTTGATTGAACTGGTTAAAAAGCATCAAATGTTACCGGAAACTAAAGAATCAGACAGAAAACTGATCGCCGAATATACCGTTGATTTCATCGGGATTAATTATTATCAGCCACTCCGAGTCAAAGCACCCGAGAAACCAAATTTTCCGGCTCAAAATACC encodes:
- a CDS encoding glycoside hydrolase family 1 protein is translated as MQFPENFLWGAAASAPQTEGHSLEDGKSATTWDKWFAMNPEKFNEGQGPENTSNVYEEYPNDVQIMEDLHLNSYRTSIAWARLLPDGKTLNVAAVKFYRQYFQELINHGVHPIINLFHFDMPWWLMEKGGWETREAVDAFYFYAKTAFEQFGDLITDWVTFNEPIVHIEMGYLYGFHYPAVVDFKKAIQVGYHTLMAHVMAVKAFREANISGGRIGIILNVTPAYARSNDKADQMAKETADLLLSRSFLDPAVLGEIPPELIELVKKHQMLPETKESDRKLIAEYTVDFIGINYYQPLRVKAPEKPNFPAQNTDDLFANYEWPERRINPYRGWEIYPEALYDVAMMMKERYHNIPWYVSENGMGVADERRYADANGQIDDQYRIDFIKEHLTQLHRAITEGSNCFGYHLWTFVDCWSWLNGYRNRYGLVSVDLDNHYQRTIKKSGYWYRNLIKQNGFSVED